The proteins below come from a single Tachypleus tridentatus isolate NWPU-2018 chromosome 13, ASM421037v1, whole genome shotgun sequence genomic window:
- the LOC143237063 gene encoding bis(5'-nucleosyl)-tetraphosphatase PrpE [asymmetrical]-like encodes MAALVSFILSLFRNSTRNHFIHVFGLRFPPVLHKIVSENFIKKFEEVFVIGDVHGCFDELTELLEKADVATDNCLKIFVGDLVNKGPKSLEVVRLLRNKANSTLCVRGNHDEVVLELYHKKVSGEHDLTKHSAWINEFSEEDIDYLQNLPYTITLPSLNVIVVHAGLVPGLPMKRQDPRHMVTMRNLVIKDYFWEGGIQATNSNQEGEPWGSLWPGPEHVYFGHDARRLLQLYSYATGLDTGCVYGKELTGVFIAGPRMGTFVSVTARHMYEKPKG; translated from the coding sequence atgGCAGCGTTGgtatcttttattttatctctGTTTCGAAATAGTACTAGAAAtcattttatacatgtttttggATTGCGTTTTCCTCCGGTGTTGCACAAAATTGTTTCTGAAAATTTCATCAAGAAGTTTGAGGAAGTTTTTGTTATTGGTGATGTTCATGGCTGTTTTGATGAACTTACTGAGCTTCTCGAAAAGGCCGATGTTGCTACGGATAATTGccttaaaatatttgttggtgACCTGGTAAACAAAGGGCCAAAGAGTTTAGAAGTAGTTAGGCTCTTGAGAAATAAGGCTAATAGTACTCTTTGCGTACGGGGAAATCATGATGAAGTTGTTCTTGAACTTTATCACAAAAAGGTTAGCGGAGAACATGACCTAACAAAGCATAGTGCTTGGATCAACGAATTTTCCGAGGAGGATATTGATTATCTTCAAAACTTACCTTACACAATAACCTTGCCTAGTTTGAATGTTATTGTCGTTCACGCAGGCTTAGTGCCAGGCTTACCCATGAAAAGACAAGATCCAAGACATATGGTGACAATGAGAAATTTGGTGATAAAAGATTATTTTTGGGAAGGGGGGATTCAGGCTACCAACAGTAACCAAGAAGGGGAACCCTGGGGATCACTGTGGCCAGGACCCGAACATGTTTACTTTGGTCATGACGCACGTCGATTACTACAGTTATATTCATATGCTACAGGCCTTGACACAGGGTGTGTTTATGGTAAGGAGCTAACGGGGGTTTTTATAGCAGGCCCAAGGATGggtacttttgtttctgttactgCAAGGCACATGTATGAAAAACCAAAAGGCTGA